The following DNA comes from Pseudomonas triticicola.
GATGTTACGGTTCGTGTAGGCGCAGCGGCGGGCCTACTTTATGATCGGTTTTCAATTTGTGACTGGATGCTTCCAATGACCGATCTGTCTGCATTCCCGATTACTCAGAAATGGCCGGCGCAGTACCCGGACTGGATTCAGCTCTACTCCCTGCCGACCCCCAACGGCGTCAAAGTGTCGATCATGCTCGAAGAGATTGGCCTGCCGTATGAGCCGCACCGCGTCGGTTTCGACACCAACGACCAGACCTCGGCGGAATTTCTCTCGCTGAACCCGAACAACAAGATTCCGGCGATCCTCGACCCGCATGGCCCGGAAGACCAGCCGCTGCCGTTGTTCGAATCCGGCGCCATCCTGATTTATCTGGCCGACAAAAGCGGCCAGTTGCTCGCTCAGGAAGGCGCGCTGCGCTACGAGACCGTCCAGTGGCTGATGTGGCAGATGGGCGGCGTTGGCCCGATGTTCGGCCAGCTCGGTTTCTTCAATAAATTCGCCGGCAAGGATTACGAGGACAAGCGTCCGCGTGATCGTTATGTCGAAGAGAGCAAACGCCTGCTGAACGTGCTCAACACTCGCCTCGAAGGCCGCGACTGGATCATGGGTGAGCGCTACACCATCGCCGACATCGCTACGTTCCCGTGGGTGCGCAATCTGCTTGGTTTCTATGAGGCCGGGGATCTGGTCGGGATTCAGAGTTTCCCCAATGTCACGCGGGTGCTGGAGCGGTTTCTCGCGCGCCCGGCGGTCATTCGTGGCCTGACCATCCCGTCCTGACACAACACAGTCGCCTCTGTGGGAGCGAGCCTGCTCGCGAAAGCTTCGTATCAGACACCATTTTCGTGTCTGATCCAGCGCATTCGCGAGCAGGCTCGCTCCCACAGGGGGAAATGCGCGATCAGCAGCAGGATTATTACAAGCCCGGTAACGCTCTCTTGATTGATCCAGGTTTGTCCCGCACCCGCCGCAAGGCATAAGCTTCGCCCCCTACGACTTTCGTCTCATCCGCTGTTTTCAGGAAAGGCCCCATGTCCAGTCAGTTCCCCGAAGCACGTCCCCGCCGTCTGCGCCGCAATGCGAGCCTGCGCAGTCTGTTCCAGGAAACCGAGTTCAGCCTGAATGATCTGGTCCTGCCGATCTTCGTCGAGGAAGACATCGACGACTTCGTGCCGATCACCAGCATGCCCGGCGTGCAGCGCATTCCCGAGCGCAAACTGGCCAGCGAAATCGAGCGCTATGCCCGTGCCGGCATCAAGTCGGTGATGACCTTTGGCGTGTCCCATCATCTCGATGCCAACGGCAGCGACACCTGGCGCGAAGACGGTCTGGTGTCGCGCATGTCGCGCATTGCCAAGGACGCCGTGCCGGAAATGATCGTGATGTCCGACACCTGCTTCTGCGAGTACACCGATCACGGCCATTGCGGCGTGATGCACAACCACGAGGTCGACAACGACCAGACCCTGATCAATCTCGGCAAGCAAGCCGTAGCGGCCGCCCGCGCCGGGGCTGACGTGATCGCACCGTCGGCAGCAATGGATGGACAGGTGCGCGCGATTCGTCAGGCGCTCGACGCCGCCGGCTTCACCCAGATTCCGATCATGGCCTACTCGACCAAATTCGCCTCAGCGCTGTACGGTCCGTTCCGCGAGGCCGGCGGCAGCGCGCTCAAGGGCGATCGCAAAAGCTATCAGATGAACCCGATGAACCGCCGCGAAGCCCTGCGTGAATCGCTGCTCGACGAGCAGGAAGGTGCCGATGCGCTGATGGTCAAACCGGCCGGCGCCTACCTCGACATCATCCGCGACATCCGCCAGGCCTCGAACCTGCCACTAGCGGCGTATCAGGTCAGCGGCGAGTACGCGATGATCAAGTTCGGCGCCCAGGCCGGAGCGATCGATGAGGATCGCGTGGTCCGCGAAAGCCTAGGCGCGATCAAGCGTGCGGGGGCGGATCTGATCTTTACTTACTTTGCGATGGATCTGGCGCTCGCCGGGATCTAAGCAACACCTTGTCCTCCTGTGGGAGCGAGCCTGCTCGCGAAAGCGATATGTCAGCCGACATCCATGTTGGCCGAGATACCGCCTTCGCGAGCAGGCTCGCTCCCACATTTTAATTTTTGGTGTGTCAGTTGAAGAACGGCCGAATGCCGTGATCGCGGAAGTAGCGTTCGATCACCTTCGGATCGGCGCTGTTATCGGCAATCGCCACATAGGTATCCGGCCGCAGCAGGTAAAACCCGTTGCGCCCCAAACCCGCCGTTTCGAACGCCGGGCGCCAGCCGAAGACGTGCAGCGGCAAGTGGTGTTCGGCGCACCAGGCGATCATTTCGTCGCTGGTGTCGCCATAGACATGCACTTGCCAGCACGGCTGCCGTAGCGGTTCGAAATTATCCCCTTCGCCATCATGCGCCCACGGCAAGCGGTCACCGCCGTGCACATGGCCTGCTTCACCCTGGCTGAGCGGCATGCCGCGATAGTTGAGGGTGACTTGCGAGACCGTGCGAAACAGGAACTCGCGACTGGCCTCGAATCCAGCCATTTTCGGAATCAGAAACGGCGCCACGCGCATCCGTAACAGGTCTGCCATACGCCCTTCGGCAGTGACGAAACTGAACACCTTGTCAGTGGTGGACACCAGCCGGCGAGCGAAGGCGATGCGCTCGGTTTCGTAGGTGTCGAGCAGTCTCGGTTCGGCGCCACCGCTGAGCACTGCTGCAAGTTTCCACGCCAGATTGATCGCATCGCCGATGCCGGTGTTCATGCCCTGCCCACCGGCTGGGCTGTGCACATGGGCGGCATCGCCGAGCAGAAACGCCCGGCCGCTGCGAAAGTGCTCGGCCACCCGGTGATGCACGCGATAAGTGGAGAACCAGTGCACGTCTTCGATATGCACTTTCAGGTGCTCGATAGCGCGGCTGCTGACGTCGGAAAACTGCAAGGTGTCGGCACGCTCGGCGCGTTCATCACGCACCGTGCCGATCAGCCGCGCACGGCCTTCGCCGGCCAGTGGGAATACCGCAAGAAAATCCGCTTCGTCCAGATCCAGATGCAGCTCGCCATTCAGTGCCGGGCCGCTGGCCGTGACATCAGCGACGTAGAAAATCTGCTGATAGGTGCCACCGGTGAAGTCGGTGTCGAGGGTTTTGCGCACCACCGAACGAGCACCGTCGCAACCGGCCAGATAACAGGCTTGGCAGGCTTCCTGCTGGCCATCGGGCAGGCGCAGACGAGCGGTAATGGTGTCGGCGGTTTCTTCGAAACTGTCCAGCGCGGTATTGCGTTCGACGCTGACGCCGTAGTCTTCGAGGCGCTCGAGCAACAGCCGTTCGTGCTCGTCCTGCGGGAAGATCTCGACGACGGCGTAGGGTGTCAGGCCTTCGCCGATGCGCTTGAGCGGCAAGTGCGCGACCGGTTTGCCGTTGACCCAGAAATTCGCCGCCGCGACCTGATGGCCGCGACGCACGATGGTGTCGGCGAGGTCGAGTTGGCGATACAGCTCGAGGGTGCGTGCCTGCACGGCCAGAGCGCGGGAAGTGGAGCCTGGCGCCGAGGTCTTGTCGATGATGCGCACGCGCACGCCGAGTTTGCTCAGCCACAGCGCCAGGACCAGACCGGTCGGGCCGGCGCCGATGATCAGCACGTCGCTGCGGTTCATGGGGCTGTCCTTTTGTGGCGGTGCAGCAAGTATGGATCAGCGGGAGAGGGTGGCCAGTGTGGTCGGCCAGACGGGACAGGGCGGCTGTTTTGCGCATACCTGGAAATGGGCTGCACGGCTGAAAACCCCTCACCCCAGCCCTCTCCCGAGGGAGAGGGAGCCGATCGGGGGCTTTTCAAGTCCTGAGTTCGACTGGATATTTCAGGTCGGCGTAATTCGAAAGAACATCTCGGTCAGTCCCCTCTCCCTCTGGGAGAGGGTTAGGGTGAGGGGCTTTTGATCTTTTCAGCAGTCAGAAATCAATCGTCCCGGACAACTTCGCCACTCGCGGTTCACCTTGGGTCAGATAGCCGCCCTGAGCCGATTCCCAGTACTTCTTGTTCGCCACGTTCTCAACACCGAACCGCACGGTCACGTCCTTCTCCGACACCTTGAACGCATAGCGCGCGCCCGCGTCGAAGCGGTTCCAGGTCGGCAGGCTGAGGTTGTTCGCCGCATCGGCGTATTGCCCGCCGGTGCGCAGCATCCGCGCATTCAGCGCGACGCCTTGCAGACCCGGCACGTCCCAATCCACGCCAGCGTTGAACTGGAAGGTCGGCACGCCGATGGCGTGGTTACCGTCGTTGGCGCCGTTGAGGGTATTTTTCAGTTCGGTGTCCATCAGGGTCAGGCCGCTGATCAGGCGCAGGCCGTCGATCGGCTCGCCGAAGACGTTCATCTCCACGCCTTTGTTGATCTGCTCGCCTTCGCGCACGTAGGTGCAAGTGGTAGCGCTGTTGATTTCGCAGTAGCCGTCGCTTGGCTGTTCGATGCGATAAACGCCCAGGCTCGCGCCGTAGGTGCCCATGTCGACCTTAACGCCGAGCTCGGTCTGCTTGGAGCGCTTCGGTGCGTAAACCTCGTTGCCGTTGGTCACGCGGAAACCGCCAGAGCTGGTCGGCGAAGTCGGCCCTTGGGCCAGGCCTTCGATATGGTTGGCGTAGAACGACACATGCTCCCACGGCTTGAACACGATGCCGTACACCGGCGTGGTGATCGATTCGTCGTAGCTCGACGAACGCGGGCCGCTGCCGTAGCTGGCGTAGCTGTAACCCTGCACCACCAGTTGCTGACGACGCAGACCGGCCGTGACCAGCAGGCGATCATCGAAGAAACCGAGGGTGTCGGAAATTGCCACGCTGCGGTTGAAGGTCTTGCCGACGATGCCTGGATCGTTGAGATCGCCGCCAGAGAAATTGCCGACCGGTGCCGGAGGAGTGATCGGGTGATAGATGTTGTTCGAGTAGCGGGTCAGGTCGAAGTCATAGGCACTGCGCTGCTCGGCCCAGATCCCGGTCAGGCCGAAATTCAGCTTGTGGCTGACCGGGCCAGTGTTGAATTTGCCGTTGAGACCGGCCATGACGCTGGTGTTGTCCTCGTCATGCGGGACGAACGAGCCGGTGGTGAACGAGGCGCCGCTGTTGCCAACCAGCGTGGTCGAGTTGTAGCGGCCGACTTCACGGGTGTGCTTGGCGCCACCGGCGGCGTAGGCGGTCCAGTTGTCGTTGAGGTCGTACTCGGCGCGGAGCATGCCGAAGGTGTCTTCGATGTCGGTGTAACCCCATTTCGGCGCGTAGTTGGTGTCCGCCGATGGCGCATCCGGGATGTGCG
Coding sequences within:
- a CDS encoding FAD-dependent oxidoreductase, with translation MNRSDVLIIGAGPTGLVLALWLSKLGVRVRIIDKTSAPGSTSRALAVQARTLELYRQLDLADTIVRRGHQVAAANFWVNGKPVAHLPLKRIGEGLTPYAVVEIFPQDEHERLLLERLEDYGVSVERNTALDSFEETADTITARLRLPDGQQEACQACYLAGCDGARSVVRKTLDTDFTGGTYQQIFYVADVTASGPALNGELHLDLDEADFLAVFPLAGEGRARLIGTVRDERAERADTLQFSDVSSRAIEHLKVHIEDVHWFSTYRVHHRVAEHFRSGRAFLLGDAAHVHSPAGGQGMNTGIGDAINLAWKLAAVLSGGAEPRLLDTYETERIAFARRLVSTTDKVFSFVTAEGRMADLLRMRVAPFLIPKMAGFEASREFLFRTVSQVTLNYRGMPLSQGEAGHVHGGDRLPWAHDGEGDNFEPLRQPCWQVHVYGDTSDEMIAWCAEHHLPLHVFGWRPAFETAGLGRNGFYLLRPDTYVAIADNSADPKVIERYFRDHGIRPFFN
- a CDS encoding glutathione binding-like protein, coding for MTDLSAFPITQKWPAQYPDWIQLYSLPTPNGVKVSIMLEEIGLPYEPHRVGFDTNDQTSAEFLSLNPNNKIPAILDPHGPEDQPLPLFESGAILIYLADKSGQLLAQEGALRYETVQWLMWQMGGVGPMFGQLGFFNKFAGKDYEDKRPRDRYVEESKRLLNVLNTRLEGRDWIMGERYTIADIATFPWVRNLLGFYEAGDLVGIQSFPNVTRVLERFLARPAVIRGLTIPS
- a CDS encoding TonB-dependent receptor, with the protein product MPASARLGAPFRPTLLALLCSLTVTAHAAEQNSKALVLDDVNVNAQAPTPNALPPVYAGGQVARGGQLGVLGNQDMMDVPFSAASYTEQLIQDQQAENVADVLLNDSSVRQASGFSNQAQVFMIRGLPLNGDDISYNGLYGVLPRQIISTDALERVEVFKGPNAFINGVTPTGSGIGGGVNLQPKRAGDVPLRRYTTDINSEGRIGHHFDIGQRFGEDNRFGARVNLSQREGDTGIDHENQRSKLFAIGLDYRGDALRVSGDFAYQKERVNGGRSSVNLGTATHIPDAPSADTNYAPKWGYTDIEDTFGMLRAEYDLNDNWTAYAAGGAKHTREVGRYNSTTLVGNSGASFTTGSFVPHDEDNTSVMAGLNGKFNTGPVSHKLNFGLTGIWAEQRSAYDFDLTRYSNNIYHPITPPAPVGNFSGGDLNDPGIVGKTFNRSVAISDTLGFFDDRLLVTAGLRRQQLVVQGYSYASYGSGPRSSSYDESITTPVYGIVFKPWEHVSFYANHIEGLAQGPTSPTSSGGFRVTNGNEVYAPKRSKQTELGVKVDMGTYGASLGVYRIEQPSDGYCEINSATTCTYVREGEQINKGVEMNVFGEPIDGLRLISGLTLMDTELKNTLNGANDGNHAIGVPTFQFNAGVDWDVPGLQGVALNARMLRTGGQYADAANNLSLPTWNRFDAGARYAFKVSEKDVTVRFGVENVANKKYWESAQGGYLTQGEPRVAKLSGTIDF
- the hemB gene encoding porphobilinogen synthase, with the translated sequence MSSQFPEARPRRLRRNASLRSLFQETEFSLNDLVLPIFVEEDIDDFVPITSMPGVQRIPERKLASEIERYARAGIKSVMTFGVSHHLDANGSDTWREDGLVSRMSRIAKDAVPEMIVMSDTCFCEYTDHGHCGVMHNHEVDNDQTLINLGKQAVAAARAGADVIAPSAAMDGQVRAIRQALDAAGFTQIPIMAYSTKFASALYGPFREAGGSALKGDRKSYQMNPMNRREALRESLLDEQEGADALMVKPAGAYLDIIRDIRQASNLPLAAYQVSGEYAMIKFGAQAGAIDEDRVVRESLGAIKRAGADLIFTYFAMDLALAGI